The following coding sequences are from one Xiphias gladius isolate SHS-SW01 ecotype Sanya breed wild chromosome 14, ASM1685928v1, whole genome shotgun sequence window:
- the rnf182 gene encoding E3 ubiquitin-protein ligase RNF182 yields the protein MMIGLQSTEDGGGGGGGGGCGHTDILSTEELECKICYCAYNLGSRRPKVLECCHRLCAKCLAKILDLGESPPNAVVCPFCRYITRLPGEAVSSLPDDCNLAAALALRSRNQRNLHFHQEVPTELLLSPRRLSSLMGSNGMSASPASSTSSPTTYSSIRGSPNFVVITIMEPPPAPSSNQDLPHQPHGSHTSNRGYRSSSLDSMASITQRWTVWNCAALLCQTSARALVWVLGLLYFSSLPMGVYLLIMQRTTLGVLLVSLVPASLVMIMVYGFCQCICHEFWDCMPP from the coding sequence ATGATGATCGGGCTGCAAAGCACTGAGGatggtggcggcggcggcggcggtggtggttGTGGCCACACGGACATACTGAGCACTGAGGAGCTGGAGTGTAAGATCTGCTACTGCGCATACAACCTCGGGAGTCGCAGGCCAAAGGTGCTCGAGTGTTGCCACCGTCTGTGCGCTAAGTGCCTCGCGAAGATTCTGGATCTGGGTGAGTCGCCTCCCAACGCCGTGGTGTGCCCGTTCTGCCGCTACATCACCAGACTGCCAGGGGAGGCGGTGAGCAGTCTGCCAGATGACTGCAACCTGGCGGCGGCACTGGCCCTCCGAAGTAGGAATCAGAGGAACCTCCACTTCCACCAAGAGGTGCCCACAGAGCTGCTCCTCAGCCCTAGGCGCCTGAGCTCGCTGATGGGTAGCAATGGGATGTCCGCTTCCCCTGCCTCCTCCACTTCTTCCCCTACTACCTACTCCTCCATCCGAGGCTCCCCTAACTTTGTGGTCATCACCATCATGGAGCCTCCGCCGGCACCTTCCTCAAACCAGGACCTCCCCCACCAGCCACATGGATCTCACACATCAAACCGGGGCTACCGCTCATCCAGTCTCGACTCCATGGCGTCCATCACGCAGAGGTGGACGGTGTGGAACTGCGCGGCCCTCCTGTGCCAGACCTCGGCCCGGGCGCTGGTGTGGGTGCTGGGGCTTCTGTACTTCAGCTCGCTGCCCATGGGGGTTTACCTGCTCATCATGCAGAGGACAACGCTCGGGGTGCTGCTGGTGAGCCTGGTTCCGGCCAGCCTCGTCATGATCATGGTCTACGGATTCTGCCAGTGTATCTGCCATGAATTCTGGGACTGCATGCCACCATAA